Proteins found in one Argopecten irradians isolate NY unplaced genomic scaffold, Ai_NY scaffold_0707, whole genome shotgun sequence genomic segment:
- the LOC138313485 gene encoding atrial natriuretic peptide receptor 1-like — MTSHYNTPHVSWSAVDVLMSDKNLFKTLVRTKGPANKVGNTVLQILNEFSWQRLGVFGEDYGVCLYVINSIVQALQGTEISIASYTEFDIATISDEKILQHLRNLRDTVRIIAICTLEFRKIMLYACQLGMCNGEYVFIETNAISGAAEYSPWQTGGGDDEEAREAYKHVIKVLQADWTDAASKSRVDQLIAEVPLRMHELPWNNTYATDNGFTGSPMVVTVYDAAMVWFHWLNYSVENNLDYRDGRSMFYFTDNLTFEGPGGHVFFDDNGDRETVFWILDWKNSSGVSRILATVDITATDVFQQSADPLWLTKNGLPPPSTPECGFDNMGCPPTPYNAIPVVLGVIIPLLVITVSVVLILMGYRKNVYESEIRKMLWKVQYEDVYKNKNQAGVGSMFSKLSLATLSNNGENEYKFIATGKYKGLTVAIRSSLNQSVVLARQDFVELLAMKEMTHDNINPFIGACIDPPNVCVLFQYCSKGSLQDVLLNDDIKLDWTFKMSLISDCLEGLLYLSESVLKSFGRLKSSNCLVDNRWVLKLTDYGINGFVGNNAGTIEYEEERYKALLWTAPELLRSAIQNRNGTQTGDIYAFGIVLHEIYYRLGVFHIPTLTAKDIVYKIKTGGKKLCRPLTSEKTLSEEKPALVDLMKLCWREDPVERPTFGAIKSILKSLNSGKKAGILDNMIARLEKYANNLEELVEHRTVELQEEKHKTDRLLYRMLPEAVAEKLKSGLTVDPEQFEAVTIFFSDIVGFTSISAASTPMEIIDLLNDLYTLFDYIIAQFDVYKVETIGDAYMVVGGLSRKGGNSHSAQIADMSLTLLSSVMSFRQRHRPNDEIRVRIGLHSGACCAGVVGLTMPRYCLFGDTVNTASRMESNGEAKRIHISSVTKEALESYGEYLISLRGDIPIKVGEIVLCIPYSWLLIVYTIFQNYAGQTFRDFQ; from the exons atgacgtcacattacAATACTCCTCATGTATCGTGGTCTGCAGTGGATGTCCTGATGTCCGACAAGAACCTATTTAAAACCTTAGTGCGCACCAAAGGCCCTGCCAACAAAGTGGGAAACACAGTACTACAAATCTTGAACGAGTTTTCGTGGCAAAGACTTGGAGTATTTGGAGAAGATTATG GTGTGTGTCTGTATGTCATAAATAGCATAGTGCAAGCACTACAAGGCACCGAGATCTCCATAGCCTCGTACACAGAATTCGACATAGCTACTATCTCTGATGAGAAAATACTCCAGCACTTGAGGAATCTACGGGACACTGTCCGAA TTATTGCCATCTGTACGTTGGAGTTTAGGAAAATCATGCTATACGCCTGTCAGCTGGGCATGTGTAATGGAGAGTATGTGTTCATTGAAACTAACGCCATATCTGGTGCGGCTGAGTACAGTCCGTGGCAGACAGGGGGCGGTGATGACGAGGAGGCCAGGGAAGCTTACAAACACGTCATCAAG GTCTTGCAAGCTGACTGGACGGATGCAGCTTCCAAAAGCCGAGTTGATCAACTTATAGCGGAAGTTCCTTTGCGCATGCACGAGCTGCCATGGAACAACACTTATGCTACAGATAACGGTTTTACG GGATCCCCGATGGTTGTTACTGTGTATGACGCCGCGATGGTGTGGTTTCATTGGTTGAACTACTCGGTAGAGAATAACCTTGATTATAGGGATGGACGCAGTATGTTTTACTTCACAGATAATCTGACATTTGAAG GTCCTGGTGGTCATGTGTTCTTTGATGACAACGGTGACCGTGAAACAGTTTTTTGGATCCTCGATTGGAAGAATTCATCTGGAGTTTCTCGCATACTGGCAACTGTCGACATCACGGCCACAGAT GTATTTCAACAGTCAGCGGACCCGCTGTGGTTAACGAAAAACGGCCTGCCACCACCCTCTACCCCTGAATGTGGATTTGACAACATGGGATGTCCTCCAACACCATATA atGCCATACCTGTTGTTCTCGGTGTCATTATCCCACTACTCGTCATCACAGTTTCTGTTGTTCTTATTCTCATGGGGTACAG GAAAAATGTTTATGAGAGTGAAATCCGGAAGATGTTGTGGAAGGTTCAGTATGAAGatgtttataaaaacaaaaaccaggCCGGTGTCGGTAGTATG TTCAGTAAGCTGAGTCTCGCTACATTGTCCAATAACGGTGAGAATGAGTACAAATTTATCGCCACTGGGAAGTATAAGGGCCTGACAGTGGCCATACGGTCCTCGTTAAATCAGAGCGTCGTTCTGGCTAGACAGGACTTTGTCGAGCTCCTAGCG ATGAAAGAAATGACGCATGACAACATCAACCCGTTTATCGGTGCCTGCATTGACCCACCAAATGTCTGTGTTTTGTTCCAGTATTGCTCAAAAGGCAGTCTACAG GATGTTTTACTAAACGATGACATCAAGCTAGATTGGACCTTTAAGATGTCTTTGATATCAGACTGCCTAGAG GGACTGTTGTATTTGTCCGAGTCCGTGTTGAAGTCGTTCGGCAGATTGAAGAGTTCCAACTGTCTAGTGGATAATAGATGGGTACTGAAGCTGACAGACTATGGTATCAATGGCTTCGTTGGCAACAATGCAGGCACCATAGAATACGAGGAGGAACGATATAAAG CTCTATTGTGGACGGCTCCAGAGTTACTCCGGTCAGCGATACAAAACAGGAACGGAACACAAACAGGAGACATCTACGCCTTCGGAATCGTCCTCCACGAGATCTATTACCGTCTGGGAGTCTTCCATATCCCAACACTGACAGCTAAAG ATATCgtctataaaataaaaaccGGCGGAAAGAAATTATGTCGCCCTCTGACTAGTGAAAAGACTCTATCAGAGGAGAAGCCAGCACTTGTCGACTTGATGAAGTTGTGTTGGCGAGAAGACCCGGTTGAAAGACCGACATTTGGCGCCATCAAAAGTATCCTGAAAAGTCTGAATAGTGGAAA GAAAGCAGGAATACTCGATAACATGATTGCCAGATTGGAGAAGTATGCAAATAACCTGGAAGAGCTGGTGGAACACCGGACGGTGGAACTACAGGAGGAGAAGCACAAGACTGACCGCCTTCTGTATAGGATGTTACCCGA AGCAGTTGCTGAGAAACTGAAGTCTGGACTGACTGTTGACCCCGAGCAATTTGAAGCTGTCACAATATTCTTCTCTGATATAGTTGGATTTACCAGCATATCTGCCGCTAGTACGCCTATGGAGATCATTGACCTCCTGAATGACCTCTACACTCTCTTTGACTATATCATCGCCCAATTCGACGTGTACAAA GTGGAGACTATCGGGGATGCGTATATGGTAGTTGGAGGTCTGTCACGTAAAGGTGGTAACAGCCATTCCGCCCAGATAGCCGACATGTCACTCACCCTCCTGAGTTCTGTCATGTCCTTCCGTCAGAGACACAGACCTAATGACGAAATCAGAGTGCGGATTGGCCTTCATTCCGGAGCCTGTTGTGCTG GAGTGGTAGGTTTGACTATGCCTCGATATTGTCTATTTGGAGACACCGTCAACACTGCCTCCAGAATGGAATCTAATGGAGAAG CTAAACGGATTCACATCAGCAGCGTCACCAAGGAAGCCCTGGAATCGTACGGGGAGTACCTAATCAGCCTACGGGGAGATATCCCTATCAAGGTGGGGGAAATTGTACTGTGTATACCGTATAGCTGGTTACTTATTGTATAcacaatttttcaaaattacgCGGGTCAAACGTTTCGCGATTTTCAGTAA